One genomic segment of Alicycliphilus denitrificans K601 includes these proteins:
- a CDS encoding phosphoribosyltransferase family protein, with amino-acid sequence MHPSAGARSCLYDRAELDAVMHAMAGRVAAWLQPQQRLAVIGILRRGAPLAQRLTELLVQRHGIAPPLRLDLSVKRYADDLTLLYPETRLDEPAGHAAPDLGGHSLLVVDDVLYSGHSLLRVLQYLAGKQPQQIRVATLVDRCVARLPVHADVVGVRLEVAPGSIIDCHVPPYEPDFQIDLVQPGRAP; translated from the coding sequence ATGCATCCGTCTGCTGGAGCCCGAAGCTGCCTGTACGACCGCGCCGAGCTGGATGCGGTGATGCACGCCATGGCGGGCCGGGTCGCGGCCTGGCTGCAGCCGCAGCAGCGCCTGGCCGTGATCGGCATTCTGCGGCGCGGCGCGCCGCTGGCGCAGCGCCTGACCGAACTGCTGGTGCAGCGCCACGGCATCGCCCCGCCGCTGCGGCTGGACCTCTCCGTCAAGCGCTATGCCGACGACCTCACGCTGCTGTACCCCGAGACGCGGCTCGACGAGCCGGCCGGGCACGCCGCGCCGGACCTCGGCGGCCACAGCCTGCTCGTGGTGGACGACGTGCTGTATTCCGGCCATTCGCTGCTGCGCGTGCTGCAGTACCTGGCCGGCAAGCAGCCGCAGCAGATCCGCGTCGCCACACTGGTTGACCGCTGCGTCGCCCGCCTGCCGGTGCATGCCGACGTGGTGGGTGTGCGGCTGGAGGTCGCGCCCGGCAGCATCATCGACTGCCACGTGCCGCCATACGAGCCCGACTTCCAGATCGATCTGGTGCAGCCGGGACGCGCGCCATGA
- the ftsH gene encoding ATP-dependent zinc metalloprotease FtsH produces the protein MPPPQPPRPGPPPGSPQPPWQWNPNRLWLVILALTALFWLRDLWVTSNQVQPIPYSEFLQHLKAGRLQSISISSQFIEGQLKTALPDGRTRIVTTRVDPALAAELAGYDVRFEGVVENKLLSGLLSWVIPGLMLLAAWSFIGRRIAAQGGMGGLLAVGKSRAKLHSETDVKVSFDDVAGVDEAKAELRESVEFLRNPKDYGRLGAHMPKGILLVGPPGTGKTLLARAMAGEAGVPFFSITGSEFVEMFVGVGAARVRDLFEQARASAPCIIFIDELDALGRARGVGPLSGGHDEKEQTLNQLLAEMDGFDTSAGVVILAATNRPEILDPALLRAGRFDRQVLVDRPDRKGRADVLRVHLRKVRLGGDVDPDAVAALTPGFAGADLANLVNEAALLATRRGADAVAMADFTAAVERIVAGLERHQRVLGDKERRTVAVHEMGHALVAMALPGTDPVHKISIIPRGIGALGYTLQRPSEDRYLASEGELRNRLAVLMAGRAAEALVMGEVSTGAADDLVKATDIARDMVARYGMSPEVGQVVYERQQPRFLDLPDGMALERGLSDDTSRRIDMAVRALVDEAFARASAVLAERRALLQEGADKLLAQETLTEADLLPLAEAARRGSAA, from the coding sequence ATGCCGCCCCCTCAGCCACCCCGCCCCGGGCCGCCGCCCGGATCGCCGCAGCCGCCCTGGCAATGGAATCCCAACAGGCTGTGGCTGGTGATCCTGGCGCTGACCGCGCTGTTCTGGCTGCGCGACCTCTGGGTCACGTCCAACCAGGTGCAGCCCATACCATACAGCGAGTTCCTGCAGCACCTGAAAGCCGGCCGGCTGCAATCCATATCGATCAGCAGCCAGTTCATCGAAGGCCAGCTCAAGACGGCGTTGCCAGACGGCCGCACGCGCATCGTCACGACGCGCGTCGATCCCGCCCTGGCGGCGGAGCTGGCCGGCTACGACGTGCGCTTCGAGGGCGTAGTGGAGAACAAGCTGCTGAGCGGGCTGCTGTCGTGGGTGATCCCGGGCCTGATGCTGCTGGCCGCATGGAGCTTCATCGGCCGGCGCATCGCGGCGCAAGGCGGCATGGGCGGCCTGCTGGCCGTGGGCAAGAGCCGCGCCAAGCTGCACTCGGAAACCGACGTGAAGGTCAGCTTCGACGACGTGGCGGGCGTGGACGAGGCCAAGGCCGAGCTGCGCGAATCGGTGGAGTTCCTGCGCAACCCCAAGGACTACGGCCGGCTGGGCGCGCACATGCCCAAGGGCATCCTGCTGGTGGGCCCCCCGGGCACCGGCAAGACGCTGCTGGCGCGCGCCATGGCCGGCGAGGCCGGCGTGCCCTTCTTCAGCATCACGGGCTCCGAGTTCGTCGAGATGTTCGTGGGCGTGGGCGCGGCGCGCGTGCGCGACCTGTTCGAGCAGGCGCGCGCCTCGGCGCCCTGCATCATCTTCATCGACGAGCTCGACGCCCTGGGCCGGGCGCGCGGCGTGGGCCCGCTCTCGGGCGGCCACGACGAGAAGGAGCAGACGCTGAACCAGCTGCTGGCAGAGATGGACGGCTTCGACACCAGCGCCGGCGTGGTGATCCTGGCCGCCACCAACCGCCCCGAGATACTCGATCCGGCGCTGCTGCGGGCCGGCCGCTTCGACCGGCAGGTGCTGGTCGACCGGCCCGACCGCAAGGGCCGCGCCGACGTGCTGCGCGTGCACCTCAGGAAGGTGCGGCTGGGCGGCGACGTCGATCCCGACGCGGTGGCGGCGCTCACGCCGGGCTTCGCCGGCGCCGACCTGGCCAACCTGGTGAACGAAGCGGCGCTGCTGGCCACGCGGCGCGGCGCCGACGCCGTTGCCATGGCGGACTTCACCGCCGCCGTGGAGCGCATCGTGGCCGGCCTGGAGCGCCACCAGCGCGTGCTCGGCGACAAGGAGCGGCGCACCGTGGCCGTGCACGAGATGGGCCATGCGCTGGTGGCGATGGCGCTGCCCGGCACCGACCCGGTGCACAAGATCTCCATCATCCCGCGCGGCATAGGCGCCCTGGGCTACACCCTGCAGCGCCCCAGCGAGGACCGTTACCTGGCCAGCGAGGGCGAGCTGCGCAACCGCCTGGCGGTGCTGATGGCCGGGCGCGCGGCCGAGGCACTGGTGATGGGCGAGGTGTCCACGGGCGCGGCCGACGACCTGGTCAAGGCCACGGACATCGCGCGCGACATGGTGGCGCGCTACGGCATGTCGCCGGAAGTCGGACAGGTAGTCTACGAGCGCCAGCAGCCGCGTTTCCTCGATCTGCCAGACGGCATGGCGCTGGAGCGCGGCCTGTCGGACGACACCTCCCGGCGCATCGACATGGCCGTGCGCGCGCTGGTGGACGAAGCCTTCGCCCGGGCCAGCGCGGTGCTGGCCGAGCGGCGCGCGCTGCTGCAGGAGGGCGCGGACAAGCTGCTGGCGCAGGAAACGCTCACCGAAGCGGATCTGCTGCCGCTGGCCGAAGCCGCGCGGCGCGGGTCTGCCGCGTGA
- a CDS encoding RraA family protein, which yields MIGLRILNRARAVDLALARSFLGIPVANVSDCMARMTAGGARLRPMHGSGAMAGPALTVKTRPGDNLMVHKALELAAPGDVIVVDAGGDLTNAIIGEIMVGDAIQRGLGGIVINGAIRDAAALRVGSFPVFAAGVTHRGPYKDGPGEINVPIAIDGMVIEPGDLIIGDDDGLLCVPYAEAESLLAAAQAKQEVEARMVAGIADGSYDRGWVDATLRRLNCPMPE from the coding sequence ATGATCGGACTTCGCATCCTCAACCGCGCCCGCGCCGTGGACCTCGCGCTCGCGCGCAGCTTCCTCGGCATCCCCGTCGCCAACGTCAGCGACTGCATGGCCCGCATGACCGCCGGCGGCGCGCGCCTGCGGCCCATGCACGGAAGCGGCGCCATGGCGGGCCCCGCCCTCACGGTGAAGACGCGCCCCGGCGACAACCTCATGGTGCACAAGGCGCTGGAACTCGCCGCGCCCGGCGACGTGATCGTGGTCGATGCCGGCGGGGATCTCACCAACGCCATCATCGGCGAGATCATGGTGGGCGACGCCATCCAGCGCGGGCTCGGCGGCATCGTCATCAACGGCGCGATCCGCGACGCTGCGGCGCTGCGCGTGGGCAGCTTCCCCGTGTTCGCCGCAGGCGTGACGCACCGCGGTCCCTACAAGGACGGGCCGGGCGAGATCAACGTGCCTATCGCCATCGACGGCATGGTGATAGAGCCGGGCGACCTCATCATTGGCGACGACGACGGCCTGCTGTGCGTGCCCTATGCGGAGGCGGAAAGCCTGCTGGCCGCAGCCCAGGCCAAGCAGGAGGTGGAAGCGCGCATGGTTGCCGGCATCGCGGACGGCAGCTACGACCGCGGCTGGGTCGACGCTACGCTCAGGCGCCTGAACTGCCCGATGCCGGAGTGA
- a CDS encoding MFS transporter, whose protein sequence is MSAQQPISSSSPHASAAQHPNQFALLRQRRFAPFFWTQFAGAANDNLFKFAFTVMVTYQLGVSWLPPAMAGLVIGALFILPFLLFSATAGQLTDKFEKTRIIRFVKNLEIAIMLVAAAGFMAGSAAVLLGCVFLMGLHSTLFGPVKFAYLPQALSERELTGGNGMVEMGTFVAILLGNVAGGLLVALPGVGHTAVAVACVGLALAGRLVAQWIPLAPATDPGLAINWNPVSETWRNLRLAHGNLVVFRSLLGISWMWFFGAVFLSQFPSFAKQVLHGDEQVASLLLVVFSVGIGIGSLLCEVLSRRHVEIGLVPLGAIGMSVFAIDLYLASRGLPPSAPQGLAAFVARPAHWHVMADLLLLSLFAGLYSVPMYALIQMRSQSTHRARIIAANNILNALFMIASAVLAGALLSAGFTVPQIFLFTGIANAVVAFHIFMLVPEYLLRFVAWVLSRCVYRFQVRGDEHIPTEGAAILACNHVSFVDAVLLMAASPRPIYFIMDHRIFRIPVLGALFRLAKAIPVAPQKDDAATYEAAFERAAQVLKEGDLLAIFPEGGITRDGQLQEFKGGIMKIIDRARADGVEAPVVPMALTNLWGSFFSRIEQGGAMVRPFRRGMFNRVGLNVGAPVAAVQVTPGGLRERVAGLLAA, encoded by the coding sequence ATGAGCGCGCAGCAACCCATATCTTCATCGAGCCCCCATGCGTCCGCGGCGCAGCACCCCAACCAGTTCGCGCTGCTGCGCCAGCGGCGCTTCGCCCCGTTCTTCTGGACGCAGTTCGCGGGCGCGGCGAACGACAACCTGTTCAAGTTCGCCTTCACCGTGATGGTGACCTACCAGCTCGGCGTGTCGTGGCTGCCGCCCGCCATGGCGGGCCTGGTGATAGGGGCGCTGTTCATCCTGCCGTTCCTGCTGTTTTCGGCCACGGCCGGGCAGCTCACCGACAAGTTCGAGAAGACGCGCATCATCCGTTTCGTGAAGAACCTGGAGATCGCCATCATGCTGGTGGCGGCCGCGGGCTTCATGGCGGGCAGCGCGGCCGTGCTGCTGGGCTGCGTGTTCCTCATGGGGCTGCACTCCACGCTGTTCGGGCCGGTGAAGTTCGCCTACCTGCCGCAGGCGCTCTCCGAGCGCGAGCTCACGGGCGGCAACGGCATGGTGGAGATGGGTACCTTCGTCGCCATCCTGCTGGGCAACGTGGCGGGCGGCCTGCTGGTGGCGCTGCCGGGCGTGGGCCACACCGCGGTGGCCGTGGCCTGCGTGGGCCTGGCGCTGGCCGGGCGGCTGGTGGCGCAGTGGATTCCGCTGGCGCCCGCCACCGACCCGGGCCTGGCCATCAACTGGAACCCGGTGAGCGAGACCTGGCGCAACCTCAGGCTCGCGCACGGCAACCTCGTCGTGTTCCGCTCGCTGCTCGGCATCTCGTGGATGTGGTTCTTCGGCGCGGTGTTCCTGAGCCAGTTCCCCAGCTTCGCCAAGCAGGTGCTGCACGGCGACGAACAGGTGGCCTCGCTGCTGCTCGTGGTGTTCTCGGTGGGCATCGGCATCGGCTCGCTGCTGTGCGAGGTGCTCTCGCGCCGGCACGTGGAGATCGGCCTGGTGCCGCTGGGCGCCATTGGCATGAGCGTGTTCGCCATCGACCTGTACCTCGCCTCGCGCGGGCTGCCGCCGTCCGCGCCGCAAGGCCTCGCGGCCTTCGTGGCGCGGCCCGCGCACTGGCACGTGATGGCCGACCTGCTGCTGCTCAGCCTGTTCGCGGGCCTGTACAGCGTGCCCATGTACGCGCTGATCCAGATGCGCAGCCAGAGCACGCACCGCGCGCGCATCATCGCGGCCAACAACATCCTCAACGCGCTGTTCATGATCGCCAGCGCGGTGCTGGCCGGCGCCCTGCTGTCGGCTGGCTTCACGGTGCCGCAGATCTTCCTGTTCACGGGCATCGCCAACGCGGTGGTGGCGTTCCACATCTTCATGCTGGTGCCCGAATACCTGCTGCGCTTCGTGGCCTGGGTGCTCTCGCGCTGCGTGTACCGCTTCCAGGTGCGCGGCGACGAGCACATCCCCACCGAGGGCGCGGCCATCCTGGCCTGCAACCACGTGAGCTTTGTAGATGCCGTGCTGCTCATGGCGGCCAGCCCCCGGCCCATCTACTTCATCATGGACCACCGCATCTTCCGCATCCCGGTGCTGGGCGCGCTGTTCCGCCTGGCCAAGGCCATCCCCGTCGCGCCGCAGAAGGACGACGCCGCCACTTACGAGGCCGCGTTCGAGCGCGCGGCCCAGGTGCTCAAGGAGGGCGACCTGCTCGCCATCTTCCCCGAGGGCGGCATTACGCGTGACGGTCAGCTGCAGGAGTTCAAGGGCGGCATCATGAAGATCATCGACCGCGCACGCGCCGACGGGGTGGAGGCGCCCGTGGTGCCCATGGCGCTCACCAACCTGTGGGGCTCGTTCTTCAGCCGCATCGAGCAGGGCGGGGCGATGGTGCGGCCGTTCCGGCGCGGCATGTTCAACCGCGTGGGGCTGAACGTGGGCGCGCCGGTGGCGGCGGTGCAGGTCACGCCTGGGGGGCTGCGCGAGCGGGTGGCGGGCCTGCTCGCCGCCTGA
- a CDS encoding GntR family transcriptional regulator, which translates to MAKLSDTLYAELRRRIMSGHYAPGERLREESLAQEMQVSRTPVRAALQRLVEDGLLVAASRGATVAGWTQWDIAEAFELRILLEPHAAGLAAERATPQQIDEMDALNDEMHACALAETDDRAARVQAVNNRFHHLLVEAAHSGRLSGMLQNFLDMPIMIGSFYFYSQQDMLDSVSQHRQVAAAIRRRDRRFAEQAMAFHLRASFLRFEMQRVRPGQGEGAAVTPASGSSGA; encoded by the coding sequence ATGGCCAAGCTTTCCGACACCCTGTACGCCGAACTGCGCCGGCGCATCATGTCCGGGCACTATGCGCCCGGCGAGCGGCTGCGCGAGGAGTCGCTTGCGCAGGAGATGCAGGTCAGCCGCACGCCGGTGCGCGCTGCCTTGCAGCGTCTGGTGGAGGACGGCCTGCTCGTCGCCGCCAGTCGCGGCGCCACGGTGGCGGGCTGGACGCAGTGGGACATCGCCGAGGCGTTCGAGCTGCGCATTCTGCTGGAGCCGCATGCGGCCGGCCTCGCGGCCGAGCGCGCCACGCCCCAGCAGATCGACGAGATGGACGCGCTCAACGACGAGATGCACGCCTGCGCGCTCGCCGAGACCGACGACCGCGCGGCGCGCGTTCAGGCGGTGAACAACCGCTTCCACCACCTGCTCGTGGAGGCGGCGCATTCGGGCCGCCTGTCGGGCATGCTGCAGAACTTCCTGGACATGCCGATCATGATCGGCTCGTTCTACTTCTACAGCCAGCAGGACATGCTCGACAGCGTGAGCCAGCACCGGCAGGTGGCGGCGGCCATCCGGCGGCGCGACCGGCGCTTCGCCGAGCAGGCAATGGCCTTCCACCTGCGCGCGTCGTTCCTGCGCTTCGAGATGCAGCGCGTGCGCCCCGGGCAGGGCGAGGGCGCCGCCGTCACTCCGGCATCGGGCAGTTCAGGCGCCTGA
- a CDS encoding Bug family tripartite tricarboxylate transporter substrate binding protein, translating to MATSIFFSRRRIAALSLLALAGVGWAQPALPPGPITMIVGWPAGGPSDNVARLIATHMAEALGQSIVIDNKGGAGGNIGTDATARARADGSTIMLATVASHGLNSALYDKLNHDPIKDFAPIGMITTSPSVMLVPMGSPYRSVRELIEAARAQPGKLNYGSGGVGSSQHLAGANFKKLAGVDVAHIPYKGTAPAMTDLMAGRVDFVLTTGAMSFIRSGKLRPLAVASRERLPALPDVPTFDEAGVKGFYTDSWYGLVAPAGTPRSALEKLNAALAAALNKPAVRQQFIDQGSLPVTPMKVDEFWAFVQKQMPLAAEQVRISGAKAE from the coding sequence ATGGCCACCTCCATCTTCTTTTCCCGCAGACGCATCGCAGCCCTCTCCTTACTGGCTCTGGCCGGCGTCGGCTGGGCACAGCCCGCACTGCCGCCAGGGCCCATCACCATGATCGTTGGCTGGCCCGCGGGCGGACCATCGGACAACGTGGCGCGGCTCATCGCAACACACATGGCCGAGGCCTTGGGCCAATCCATCGTCATCGACAACAAGGGGGGTGCCGGCGGCAATATCGGCACCGACGCGACTGCCCGCGCGCGCGCCGACGGCAGCACCATCATGCTGGCCACGGTGGCCTCGCACGGCTTGAACTCCGCGCTCTACGACAAGCTCAATCACGATCCCATCAAGGACTTCGCGCCCATAGGCATGATCACCACCTCGCCCAGCGTGATGCTCGTGCCGATGGGGTCACCCTATCGCTCGGTGCGCGAATTGATCGAGGCGGCACGCGCCCAGCCCGGCAAGCTGAACTACGGCTCGGGCGGCGTGGGCTCCAGCCAGCACTTGGCCGGAGCGAACTTCAAGAAGCTCGCGGGCGTGGATGTCGCACATATCCCATACAAAGGCACAGCGCCCGCCATGACCGATCTGATGGCCGGACGCGTGGATTTCGTGCTGACCACGGGCGCCATGTCCTTCATACGCTCGGGAAAGCTGCGGCCACTGGCCGTGGCGTCGCGCGAACGCCTGCCCGCGCTGCCCGACGTGCCGACCTTTGACGAAGCCGGGGTAAAGGGCTTCTATACCGACTCCTGGTACGGCTTGGTTGCCCCGGCAGGCACGCCCCGATCCGCCCTGGAAAAGCTCAACGCAGCGCTGGCCGCGGCGCTGAACAAGCCGGCCGTGCGCCAGCAGTTCATCGATCAGGGATCGCTACCCGTCACGCCCATGAAGGTGGACGAGTTCTGGGCCTTCGTGCAAAAACAGATGCCGCTGGCCGCGGAGCAGGTGCGTATCTCAGGAGCAAAAGCGGAATAG